One Ricinus communis isolate WT05 ecotype wild-type chromosome 1, ASM1957865v1, whole genome shotgun sequence DNA window includes the following coding sequences:
- the LOC8270336 gene encoding splicing factor 3B subunit 4 produces the protein MTTRIAPGVGANLLGQHSAERNQDATAYVGNLDPQVSEELLWELFVQAGPVVNVYVPKDRVTNLHQGYGFVEFRSEEDADYAIKIMNMIKLFGKPIRVNKASQDKKSLDVGANLFIGNLDPDVDEKLLHDTFSAFGVIVTNPKIMRDPETGNSRGFGFISYDSFDASDAAIEAMNGQYLCNRQITVSYAYKKDTKGERHGTPAERVLAASNPSSQKSRPHTLFASGPPTLPSIPQANGTVGAPVPPRPFANGAVPPGPVPPLRPSAPPTAAFPPMQVAGQPAWQGQPPQPGQVMPPQVMPPPPMQFRPPPPNMPPPPPQVAQVLPRPPQPMGMGMQQQVWRQPPPPQQLAGGPPMQQMMMQPPPPPNMLPPPPPSG, from the exons ATGACAACTAGAATCGCACCAGGAGTGGGAGCGAATTTGCTAGGGCAGCACTCGGCGGAGAGGAACCAAGACGCCACCGCATATGTCGGGAATCTTGATCCTCAGGTCTCTGAAGAACTTCTTTGGGAGTTGTTTGTTCAAGCTGGCCCTGTTG TTAATGTATATGTGCCAAAGGATAGAGTAACGAATCTTCATCAGGGTTATGGGTTTGTTGAATTCCGTAGTGAAGAAGATGCTGATTAT GCAATTAAGATTATGAATATGATTAAGCTTTTTGGGAAGCCAATTCGTGTAAATAAG gCATCACAAGATAAAAAGAGCTTGGATGTTGGAGCTAACCTTTTCATTGGAAATCTTGACCCC gATGTTGATGAGAAACTTCTTCATGATACTTTCAGTGCCTTTGGAGTTATAGTTACAAATCCTAAG ATAATGAGAGATCCTGAGACTGGAAATTCCCGTGGTTTTGGTTTCATTAGTTATGATTCTTTTGATGCATCCGATGCAGCAATTGAG GCAATGAATGGTCAGTATCTTTGCAACCGTCAGATCACAGTTTCATATGCATATAAGAAAGACACTAAAGGGGAGCGGCATGGTACACCAGCAG AGAGAGTTTTGGCTGCAAGCAATCCAAGTTCCCAAAAGAGCAGGCCCCACACACTGTTTGCTAGTGGGCCTCCAACACTTCCAAGCATTCCTCAGGCTAATGGTACAGTTGGTGCACCAGTGCCTCCGCGCCCGTTTGCAAATGGTGCTGTTCCTCCAGGCCCAGTTCCACCACTCCGCCCATCGGCCCCACCAACTGCAGCCTTCCCACCCATGCAGGTAGCTGGACAACCAGCCTGGCAAGGTCAGCCACCACAGCCAGGTCAAGTAATGCCACCCCAAGTTATGCCTCCACCTCCAATGCAGTTCAGGCCACCTCCTCCAAACATGCCTCCGCCCCCTCCCCAGGTTGCTCAAGTCCTTCCAAGACCTCCACAGCCAATGGGAATGGGCATGCAACAACAAGTTTGGCGGCAACCACCACCACCCCAGCAGTTGGCTGGGGGCCCCCCTATGCAGCAAATGATGATGCAACCACCTCCCCCACCCAATATGCTACCGCCACCACCTCCATCTGGTTGA